The Pyrococcus horikoshii OT3 genome includes a window with the following:
- a CDS encoding TldD/PmbA family protein has translation MFEVNELILKKAKELGLGDVVVLSYETDRRQVRFANNEVTVAKHWHERKVELFVEWKKRIAGTSITDLSEENIERTLKTLKANLEKMKPKEDYYGIAEGPFEYKDIPETFDKAIIELDDPSEYVETAINAALEEGAKRVAGVLYTDHDKIYLTTSNDVEAFDEGTGIEISVRAFIGDLESGHGTNSVRVLKKFDPESAGRKAGEIAKLARNPEQGPEGRFDVIFDPLAFANLLSYMGWAFSAFAVEAGFSYFANKLDQKVASEIVTIKDVGNLPNGYATRKFDDEGVPTKETILIHKGILKTYLFNTSLAKKYGRETTANAGLIAPRAWNIVLEPGDYTKDELFQEVKKGIYITNVWYTRFQNYMTGDFSTIPRDGIFLIENGELKPIRNIRVSDNMLRILQNVVALSKESYHVHWWEVSRPVTTPYVLVKEVGITRATK, from the coding sequence ATGTTTGAGGTTAACGAGCTTATACTTAAGAAGGCTAAAGAGCTCGGCCTCGGCGATGTAGTTGTTCTAAGTTATGAAACCGACAGGAGGCAAGTTCGCTTTGCGAACAACGAAGTTACCGTAGCCAAGCATTGGCACGAGAGGAAGGTTGAGCTTTTTGTTGAGTGGAAGAAGAGGATAGCTGGAACTTCAATTACTGACTTGAGTGAAGAAAACATAGAGAGAACTCTCAAGACCCTTAAAGCAAACTTGGAGAAGATGAAGCCCAAAGAGGATTACTATGGAATAGCCGAGGGCCCCTTCGAGTATAAAGATATCCCCGAAACCTTCGACAAAGCTATAATTGAGCTCGACGATCCCAGTGAGTACGTTGAAACCGCTATAAATGCAGCTCTTGAAGAAGGGGCCAAAAGGGTTGCCGGGGTTCTATACACGGATCACGACAAGATATACTTAACCACGAGCAATGACGTTGAGGCCTTTGATGAGGGTACTGGAATAGAGATAAGCGTGAGGGCCTTCATAGGTGACCTTGAGAGCGGTCACGGGACAAATTCCGTAAGGGTTCTCAAGAAGTTTGATCCGGAGAGCGCTGGGAGGAAAGCTGGAGAGATAGCGAAACTTGCGAGAAATCCTGAGCAAGGGCCTGAGGGAAGGTTCGACGTCATCTTTGATCCATTGGCCTTTGCAAACTTGCTAAGCTATATGGGATGGGCCTTCTCGGCCTTTGCAGTTGAAGCTGGCTTCAGCTACTTCGCAAACAAGCTGGATCAGAAAGTTGCAAGTGAGATAGTTACCATAAAAGATGTTGGAAACCTTCCGAATGGCTACGCGACAAGGAAGTTTGACGATGAGGGCGTACCAACGAAGGAAACGATCCTTATACACAAGGGAATTCTTAAGACATACCTCTTCAACACGAGTTTAGCTAAAAAGTACGGAAGGGAGACAACTGCTAACGCTGGCCTCATAGCTCCGAGAGCTTGGAACATCGTCCTGGAGCCGGGGGATTACACTAAGGATGAGCTCTTCCAAGAGGTTAAGAAGGGAATCTACATAACGAACGTCTGGTACACGAGGTTCCAAAACTATATGACTGGAGACTTCTCAACGATACCCAGAGATGGAATATTCCTGATCGAGAATGGCGAGCTTAAGCCGATCAGGAACATTAGGGTTAGTGACAACATGCTCAGAATACTTCAGAACGTTGTAGCTCTAAGCAAGGAAAGCTATCACGTTCACTGGTGGGAGGTTTCAAGGCCCGTCACGACGCCTTACGTTCTCGTAAAAGAAGTAGGAATAACGAGAGCAACAAAGTAG